The nucleotide sequence CCAATATCTTTCTCGGCCAGACCGAGGCGCCGCTCCTGATCAAGCCCTACCTCAACACCATGACGCGCTCGGAAATCCTTTGCGTCATGATCGGCGGCATGGCCACGGTCGCCGGCGCCGTGATGATCGCCTACATCAGCTTCCTCGGCGGCACCGACCCGGCGCAGCAGGTGATCTTCGCCACCCACCTGATCACCAAGTCCGTCATCTCCGCCCCCGCCGCCCTGCTCATTGCCAAGATCCTCGTGCCGCAGACGGAGGCCGTCAGCACCGAACTCGCGGTCAACAAGGAGAAGATCGGCTCCAACCTGCTCGACGCCATCTGCCTCGGCACGACCGACGGCCTCAAGCTCTGCGTCAACGTCGGCGCCATGCTGATCGTCTTCACCGCCCTCGTCGCGTTGGTGAACTATGTGCTCAGCGGCTGGCTCGGTGATCCGCTCGGGCTGAACACCTGGGTCGCCACCGCCACCGGCGGCGTGTTCAAGTCCTTCTCGCTCGATTTCCTGCTCGGCATGCTCTTCGCCCCTGTCGCCTGGCTGATGGGCATCAGCAACGACGCCCTGCTCCAGTCCGGCGCCCTCCTCGGCACCCGCACCGTGCTCAACGAATTCGTCGCCTTCATCGATCTCGCCCGCCTCAAGGACACCGGCCTCTACACCGACAGCCGCAATCTCATGATCATGACCTACGCGCTCTGCGGCTTTGCCAACATCGTCTCCATCGGCATTCAGATCGGCGGCATCGGCGCCATCGCCCCGGCCCAACGCGAAAACCTCGCCAAGCTCGGCGTGAAGGCCCTCCTCGGCGGCAGCCTCGCCTGCTTCATGGCCGCCGCGATCGCCGGCATGCTCGTCTAAGCCACCACCTCCGCCCGGGGCATCCCACAATCGGGACCGGGTGATGTCATTTTCAGGGCAAATCCGAGGGAAGACAGAGGGTCGGCATTCCTTAGCCGTTGTTCCCGTTGACTTAACAACTGTGGCGAACGTTGGCATGCACCATGCAAATGCCCGCACATGCCGCTCGCCACGCACACGCTTTCCTTCCGGGATCACTCGCGTGTTTTCCTAACCCTCGGAGTTGCGCTCGCCGTTGCCGCAACCTTCCTCGTTTCGCTGCTCGGCCTTCTCCCCTGATCCGCCATGGCCGGCACCGCGCACCCTTGGATTTTCCGTAGTTCGCTGGCCCGCGCCAGCCAGCTCACGCTCCTGGTCGTCGCCCTGGGCCTCGCCACCGTCTCCTGGCCTCATCCCGGCCTCCCCGCCTCCCTCGCCCTCGCGCTCAACCCGCCTGTGCCCGCGGTCACGGCCGACGCGGCGCCGTCCGGCGAGTGGCCGCGCGCCGCCCTCCGCCTCTGGTTCCTCCTGCCCCAAATCCTTCCACGCCCATGATCATTGAAACCTTTCTCCAGGACCTGCGCATCGGTCTCCGCGTCCTCATCAAGGAAAAATCCTTCTGCGCGCTCGCCATCTTCGTCCTCTCGCTCGGCATCTGCGCCGTCACCACCCAGTTCAGCGTGGTCAACGGCGTGATGCTGCGCGGCTTCTCGTTCCCGAACGCCAGCCGCCTCGTGAGCGTCCAGCTTATCGACCCGACCTCCGTGAATTTCTTCGGCGTGAACAGCCAGATGTTCTCCCAGGACTTTCTCGACCTTGAGGCCGAGCAAAAGTCGCTCGAGCACCTGGGGGCCTACATCAACGGCTCCACCGTCAACATGACCATCGGCGCCGACGCCCAGCGCTTCACCGGCGCCTACGTCTCCGACGGTTTCATGCCGGCCCTCGGCGTCACCCCGGTCATGGGCCGCGGCTTCACGCGCGAGGACAACACCCCCGGCGCCCCCAAGGTCACCATCATCGGCTACGAGCTCTGGCAGCGGCATTTCGGCGGCGCGCCCGATATCCTCGGCCGCAGCGTCCGCCTCAACGGCAAGCCGGCCACCGTGATCGGGGTCATGGCCCCGGGCTTCGCCTTCCCGCAAAACGAACAGCTCTGGATCCCCGTCTTCAACGAGTTCCCGCCGCAGGACCGCAACAACCAGAACGCCGCCGGCAACGGCGTGCAACTCCTCGCGTCCCTCAAGCCCGGCGTCTCCGTCGACCAGGCCCAGCTGGAGTTCTCCGCCTTCGCCCGCCGCTTCGCCGAGACCTACCCCGACACCAACAAGGTCTTCAACACCGCCCTGGTCGAGCCGCTCATCAAGGCCTTCACGCCCGCCGCCCTCAGCGGCCAGCTCCTCGTCATGCTCGCCTTCTGCTTCGGCGTCCTCCTCCTCGCCTGCGTCAACGTGATGAACATGCAGTTCGCCCGCGCCACCCTGCGCGCCAAGGAACTCGCCATCCGCTCCTCCCTGGGCGCCACGCGGGTCCGCCTCATCCGGCAGATGCTGACCGAGAGCCTGCTCGTGGCCGTCCTCGGCGCCATCCTCGGCGTCGGCCTCTCCTACTGGGCCGTCGACCTCCTCACGGCGACGGTCAAGAACCTCGCCAACCCCATCCCGGCCTACATCACCTTCGACATCGACGGCCGCGTCCTCGCCTTCACCGTCGGCGCCACCCTCGTCGCCGCGCTCGTCTCCGGCCTCATCCCGGCCTGGATGTCCTCCCGCGCCAGCGCCGCCGAGGCCCTCAAGGACAGCGGCCGCGGCACCACCAGCCGCGCCGTCAACCTCATCACCCGCGGCCTCGTCGTCGGCCAGCTGTTCGTCACCTGCATCCTGCTCATCGGGTCGCTGCTCCAGCTGCGCTCCATCCTCAACCAGCAGTCCCTCGACTACGGTTACGACACGTCCGCCGTGCTCGCCGGCCGCATGGGCCTGATGGACGGCGACTACCCGACCAATGAGGCGCGCCAGCTCTTCTACGAGCGCCTGCTCGCCCAGGTCCGCACCAACCCCGCCGTCGAGGCGGTCGCCCTCACCAACCGCTTCCGCATGGTTTTCTCCGGCGCCACCGCCATCGAGATCGAGGGCCGCGCCTACAAGGAGGAAAAAGACCGCCCCAACGCCAGCTTCGAGCAGGTCTCCGACGGCTACTTTGGCGTCACCGCCCAAAAGCTGCTCGAGGGCCGGGATTTCAACGGCGACGACACCGATGCCCGGCTCCCCGTCGCCATCGTCAACGCGGCCTTCGCCCGGAAACACTACGGCCTCGAGAGCGCCCTCGGCCGCCGCTTCCGCCTCAGTCTCAACAACGGCGCGTCGTTCACCCCCTGGCGCACGATCGTCGGGGTCGTGTCCGACGTCCGCATGGTCGGCCCCTTCCCCAACGCCAATGTCGACGATTCCGGCTTCTACGTGCCCTTCTTTGCCACGCTGTTCAGCCCGGTCGCGGCGGCGGAACCGTCGGCGCCGCAATTCGGCACCATCGCCCTCCGGGCCCGCGGCGGCCAGCGCGGCACCGCCCTCCTGGAGGTCCTCCGCAGCGAGGCCCGCAAGGCCGACCCCAACCTGCCGCTGTACTTTGTCGGCACCCCCAAGGACAGCATCGAGGTCTTCACCGGCGCCAACAAGGTTATCGCCACCATGTTCACCCTTTTCGGTGCCGTCGCCATGGTGCTCGCCTCGGTCGGGCTGTACGGCGTGACGTCCTTCTCGGTCAACCAGCGCACGCAGGAGTTCGGCGTCCGCATGGCCCTCGGCGCGGACCAAGGCCGCATCCTCGGCATGGTGATGAAACAGGGCTCCTGGCAGCTCGGCCTCGGCCTGGGCATCGGTCTCTTGCTCTCCGCCGGCCTGGCCGTCGCTTTTGGCGCCCAGATCCAGAACTTCCTCATCGGGATCACCGCCCTCGACCCGCTCACCTACCTCGCCGTCACCGTCGTCCTCTCCGTCGTCTCCCTCATCGCCACGCTCATCCCCGCCCGCCGTGCCACCCGCGTCGACCCCATGGTCGCCCTCCGCTCCGAGTAAGGAAGAAGGATGAATTATGCATTAAGAAGTTCCCAGCCCGCCAACCTCACCGCCGTTTTCTTAATTCTTCCTGCTTAATTCTTAGTTCCCCATGAACGACCTCCGCTTCGCCCTGCGCCAGCTCGCCAAGGCCCCCGGCTACACCTTCGTGATGGTCGCCACCCTGGCCCTCGGCATCGGCCTGAACACCTCGATGTTCAGCATCCTGAACCTGCTGCTGCTGCGGCCGCTCCCCTACCCGGAAAAGGACAACCTCGTCCGCGTCTACCGCACGACCAAGCAGGATCCGCGCGGCGGCCACAGCGCGGCGTCCTTCCTGGATCTCCGGCGCGAAACGGCCGGCTTCGCCCGCCTCATTGGCTTCCGCCAGTGGGGTTACACGCTCACGCAGCCGGGCCGCAGCCCCGAGAATCTCAACGGCGTGCGCGTCTCCACCGATTTCTTCAGCGTGCTCGGCCTGCCCCCGGCGCTCGGCCGCAGCTTCTCGGCCGCGGAGGACCACGCCGGCAATCAGGTGATGATCATCAGCCACAAGGCCTGGCTCGCCCATTTCGGCGGCGACCCCGCCATCGTCGGCCAGAGCGTTTTACTGGACAGCCAGCCGGTCACCATCATCGGCGTCCTGCCCGCGGAGTTCGCCAACCTCTTCCTGTGGGGTCCAGGCGACGTCTTCCGCCCGATGGGGCTCAACGAGCAGGAGAAGGCCACCCACGACGACAACTCCCTCCAGCTCATCACGCGTCTCGAGGGGGGCCTTTCCCTCGACCAGCTCAACACCCGGCTCGCCTCCGTGGCCGTCAACCTCGCGCCCACCCGGCCTCGCGAGCAGAGTGAGGACGGCCTCCGCGCCCACCCGCTCCAGTCCACGCTCATGCCGCCGGGCACCGCCGCCGGCCCCATCTTCCTCCTCGGCCTGGCCGGTATCGTCCTCCTCATCATCTGCGACAATCTCGCCAGCCTGCAGCTGGCCCGCGCCACCTCCCGCACCCGCGAGTTCGCCATCCGGGCCGCCCTCGGCGCCTCCCGCAGCCATCTGCTCAAACCGCTGCTGCTGGAAAGCCTCCTGCTCGCCGGCGTCGGCGGACTCCTCGGCATCCTCGTCACCGTCTGGGGCAACGCCTGGATCGCCCATACCATGTCGGCTACTTTCCCGATCGAGCTGGATATCAGCATCGACGGCCGCGTGCTGGCCTTCGCGCTCGTCGTCTCCGTGCTCACCGGG is from Lacunisphaera limnophila and encodes:
- a CDS encoding ABC transporter permease, which codes for MIIETFLQDLRIGLRVLIKEKSFCALAIFVLSLGICAVTTQFSVVNGVMLRGFSFPNASRLVSVQLIDPTSVNFFGVNSQMFSQDFLDLEAEQKSLEHLGAYINGSTVNMTIGADAQRFTGAYVSDGFMPALGVTPVMGRGFTREDNTPGAPKVTIIGYELWQRHFGGAPDILGRSVRLNGKPATVIGVMAPGFAFPQNEQLWIPVFNEFPPQDRNNQNAAGNGVQLLASLKPGVSVDQAQLEFSAFARRFAETYPDTNKVFNTALVEPLIKAFTPAALSGQLLVMLAFCFGVLLLACVNVMNMQFARATLRAKELAIRSSLGATRVRLIRQMLTESLLVAVLGAILGVGLSYWAVDLLTATVKNLANPIPAYITFDIDGRVLAFTVGATLVAALVSGLIPAWMSSRASAAEALKDSGRGTTSRAVNLITRGLVVGQLFVTCILLIGSLLQLRSILNQQSLDYGYDTSAVLAGRMGLMDGDYPTNEARQLFYERLLAQVRTNPAVEAVALTNRFRMVFSGATAIEIEGRAYKEEKDRPNASFEQVSDGYFGVTAQKLLEGRDFNGDDTDARLPVAIVNAAFARKHYGLESALGRRFRLSLNNGASFTPWRTIVGVVSDVRMVGPFPNANVDDSGFYVPFFATLFSPVAAAEPSAPQFGTIALRARGGQRGTALLEVLRSEARKADPNLPLYFVGTPKDSIEVFTGANKVIATMFTLFGAVAMVLASVGLYGVTSFSVNQRTQEFGVRMALGADQGRILGMVMKQGSWQLGLGLGIGLLLSAGLAVAFGAQIQNFLIGITALDPLTYLAVTVVLSVVSLIATLIPARRATRVDPMVALRSE
- a CDS encoding NupC/NupG family nucleoside CNT transporter, which gives rise to MEQLTHILRGLLGITVFVGLAVLFSENRRAINWRVVTIGLLLQFVFAGLVIYAPPVRYAVELVGNFFVKLLAFTNEGTKFVFGSLVDQEKHGVVFGLSILPSIIFFSAFTSALYYLGILQKIVWVFAWVMTKTMRLSGPETLSASANIFLGQTEAPLLIKPYLNTMTRSEILCVMIGGMATVAGAVMIAYISFLGGTDPAQQVIFATHLITKSVISAPAALLIAKILVPQTEAVSTELAVNKEKIGSNLLDAICLGTTDGLKLCVNVGAMLIVFTALVALVNYVLSGWLGDPLGLNTWVATATGGVFKSFSLDFLLGMLFAPVAWLMGISNDALLQSGALLGTRTVLNEFVAFIDLARLKDTGLYTDSRNLMIMTYALCGFANIVSIGIQIGGIGAIAPAQRENLAKLGVKALLGGSLACFMAAAIAGMLV